atgcaaagaatagttaatctctggaatgtGCTGCtggaggttagcatatctgggtttaaaaaaggtttggacaagttcctggagtaagGGTCCAtggtctgttactgagatggacatgggggaagccactgcttgccccatgaTTGGTAGCATACGATACTGCttctaattgagtttctgccaggtatttgtgacgtggattggccactgttggaagcaggatactgggctagagggaccattggtttgacccagtatggctgttcttatgttcttagtactAGCCGTACTGGACTAAATCAAACAGCTTGTTTTCAACTGGACAACAGAAGGCACAGGGAACTGGTGTCTGGTGTCACACAGAGGGGTGggatgagtattgcattcagctcCCACGATGTACCTGGTGCATTCACCAGGTACAAAACTGGATCCTCTTCTCCCATACCTTTGTATATATAATAGCAGCTTACAAGGAAAATTGTCCCAGAATATGAGGCCAGGCCACGCTATGTGCCACAGTTCTACTGGCCAtggtgagctaaaaaaaaaaaaaaagtttaaatgcAAAACTTAACTGCTTTTCTCTTGGGATCCCAGGAACAAATTCTCAGCCATAAACTGAACACTCCATGGCTGATAATCAGATTGTGGGCCAAACCCTTCTGCAGTTGTGGTGTTGGTTTTAAGCAATTTAGATGCAAAACATTTATTATGATACCACAAAACCAGCTTCTGGCTTTGTCTGTTGTTTTCAGTTTCCCCATTTCATCGATTCCTTAGCTCCTGGCATCAGATGCTGTGCAGACTTGCTTTGTGGACTTCCTACAATTAATCACCTGCAGATGGCTCAACAATACAGGCTGGGCATGTTATGATAGCTCGTTGTTGCATTAGCTGTTATTGTAGCAATCATAGTTTCAAGACAAATATAAGTAACTTTTGTTCTCATTTTCATTTCTAGAGCAAAGGCATCAGTAGGATTACGGGCTCTttcatccctacaatactgcaccgCACAATGTCCACCCAGGCATCTACAGATCATCCCGAAAGTTTGCATTTCCCTTTCCTGTCTGACAACCCCACCATCGCAACAGTCAAAGAATCCAAAACCTTTTTCATTATCAGGGGGTTGCCTGGCAGTGGGAAATCCACCCTTGCCAAAGAATTTCTAGAGAGGTACAAGGATGCCTGCAGGGTGATCTCGGCCGATAAATTCAACATCAAACCTGAGGTGAGGCGTGCTGTTCCAGACACCTACCACAGGTTTGACAATGAGGTGGTCAACTGTTCTCAGCAGGGGACCAGTGTCATTGTGCTGGATGACACCCATCATGAAAAGGATCGACTGGACCAACTCCTGGACGTAGCAGACCAGTATCAGTTCAGTGTGGTCATCGTTGAGCCCAAGGTACCCTGGCACAGTGACTGCTTTACACTGGCACAGAAGAACCACTGGGGGCTGTCCGTGGAAGAGCTGAAGAATCTGAAGGCCACCTTGGACACAGAGCTTATTCCTCTCTACTATGGTTGGTTCCTCAGTAGGAAGAGTGCCGACCTGCTGTGGAAGACCAAGTTGACTTTTTTGGAACGACTTGCGAGCTTGAAAGCCTTCAGGAAGAGGGTAAAAGACTGTAAGTAGTCATATGCTTTAGAGTCTTGGAGAAAAGGGTGATATACAGTAAGGGGGTAGTACTTAAGCAAATGCGGGGGAGAGGTAGGGGAGCAGTGGACTACTGCTAAATTGTAGAGTGGTTCTTGAAATAAGAGAATCTCTCTTGTAGATGGGTCTTGTTTCTTTAAGGAGGAAAGCACACACAGATAAGCATTCaggggccttttcactaagccgcataagcgtctaaccgcgcccaacgcgtgccaaaatggagttactacatggctaccacgtggctcttgtggtaatttctttTTTGGCGCACGttcgatacgcgcgtctgaaaaatattttttttttcttttcgggcGCACATAACATATGcgtgcaggtcattaccacccagattctttagcgctaggtcaatggctggcagtaaggtttcagacccaaaatggacgtgcagcaattttgattttgccgcacatccatttttggtaaagaaaaggccttttttacaggcgcgctaaaaaaatggatcggtgcgtgcccaaaacccgtgcctacgctatcacaagccatttttcagtgcacctttgtaaaaggacctctcagtcTCCTGTTCTCTTAACTGAACCCAGGCAATTGCTCAACTTGCAGAGGGAGATTCCTCTCCTGTTAGGCTTTATGCAGACCCAAAAGAAATAGAGGTAGAAGGGGAAGGAAAAACAGATCTGGGGGTGCCAGATTCCCGATTTCCCACCCTGTGGTTTAGTGCTTAGGAGTATTTCCAAACTTTTCCTTAACTTTAACTGTTGCTGACCAGCTAAGAAGTTCTTTCCTGGTCAAAAACACAGGGACgatttttataacagggcacttcAGTTAAGTGAGCAGGAAAGGCGTCTATTTTGACACTGTTTTATAAAGATGCATAGGTACCTGTCTGACTGCTGCAGGATTTACATCAGCATCTACACGGAGGCATGGATATAAACCCATCTTTATGCTTAACACAAAGCTGGGcacccaatttatagaataagttcaGTTACGTTCATAACGTAACTGTAATTAACAGCCAGTTACTGGTTTaatttggcattaattagcatcAATTAGCAGTTGCGCACACAATTGACCTTAGTCTAGAAGCAAGTCTTACAGTTTTCCATGCAAAAACACTAGAGAATAGCAAGAAGTGTCAAACTAAAGTTAAATAACATAAATGTTTAATTGTGAGTGGTCA
The sequence above is a segment of the Microcaecilia unicolor chromosome 12, aMicUni1.1, whole genome shotgun sequence genome. Coding sequences within it:
- the CNP gene encoding 2',3'-cyclic-nucleotide 3'-phosphodiesterase isoform X1; the encoded protein is MLRTACSGLWSKGISRITGSFIPTILHRTMSTQASTDHPESLHFPFLSDNPTIATVKESKTFFIIRGLPGSGKSTLAKEFLERYKDACRVISADKFNIKPEVRRAVPDTYHRFDNEVVNCSQQGTSVIVLDDTHHEKDRLDQLLDVADQYQFSVVIVEPKVPWHSDCFTLAQKNHWGLSVEELKNLKATLDTELIPLYYGWFLSRKSADLLWKTKLTFLERLASLKAFRKRVKDFGMEETKRKMNLPDYFSYRPNVLHCTTKFTDYGKAPGSEHYTKLEAVKTSNGKAFSLTITALFVTPRTTGARIQLGEQELLLWPTDAEKEVLPLENLPRGSRAHITLGCAQGVENKQTGLDLLEFVKFQQAGTEGEDMGELGDGMLRYFDKGLWMLTLSKKIEVKAIFSGYYGKKTVMSTEGGGRRDTAFSSCTVM
- the CNP gene encoding 2',3'-cyclic-nucleotide 3'-phosphodiesterase isoform X2; protein product: MSTQASTDHPESLHFPFLSDNPTIATVKESKTFFIIRGLPGSGKSTLAKEFLERYKDACRVISADKFNIKPEVRRAVPDTYHRFDNEVVNCSQQGTSVIVLDDTHHEKDRLDQLLDVADQYQFSVVIVEPKVPWHSDCFTLAQKNHWGLSVEELKNLKATLDTELIPLYYGWFLSRKSADLLWKTKLTFLERLASLKAFRKRVKDFGMEETKRKMNLPDYFSYRPNVLHCTTKFTDYGKAPGSEHYTKLEAVKTSNGKAFSLTITALFVTPRTTGARIQLGEQELLLWPTDAEKEVLPLENLPRGSRAHITLGCAQGVENKQTGLDLLEFVKFQQAGTEGEDMGELGDGMLRYFDKGLWMLTLSKKIEVKAIFSGYYGKKTVMSTEGGGRRDTAFSSCTVM